From Elusimicrobiota bacterium, one genomic window encodes:
- a CDS encoding response regulator yields the protein MAERKRILIVDDDPSVLESLAAYLTQQGYEVMTADNGKEALQRVLAERLDLILLDLMLPFNDGYSIARQLTGKFGAQAPKILILTSRDMAREREAALASGACDVLMKPAAMADLTELRDRLRALLADP from the coding sequence ATGGCAGAGCGCAAGCGCATCCTGATCGTGGACGACGACCCGTCTGTCCTTGAGAGTCTGGCGGCGTATTTGACCCAGCAAGGCTATGAGGTCATGACCGCGGACAACGGCAAGGAGGCCCTGCAACGCGTCCTGGCCGAGCGCCTGGACCTGATCCTGCTGGACTTGATGCTGCCCTTCAACGATGGTTACAGCATAGCCCGACAGTTGACCGGCAAGTTCGGAGCCCAGGCCCCCAAGATCCTCATATTGACCTCACGCGATATGGCGCGCGAGAGGGAGGCCGCGCTGGCCAGCGGCGCCTGCGACGTGCTGATGAAGCCGGCCGCCATGGCCGACCTGACCGAACTCCGGGACAGACTCCGGGCGCTCCTGGCCGACCCGTAA